The Clupea harengus chromosome 6, Ch_v2.0.2, whole genome shotgun sequence genome contains a region encoding:
- the crispld2 gene encoding cysteine-rich secretory protein LCCL domain-containing 2: protein MTHAAPMPGLFTLVLLALVVRQAAALFLPDSKELQQLLSRYQNEADNNSTADPDAHPHTRLRRAIPWSDREEILKLHNKLRGGCYPTASNMEYMVWDDQLERSATHWAEQCIWDHGPQDLLMSIGQNLAVHWGRYRSPAYHVQAWYDEVKDYTYPYPHECNPWCPDRCSGPMCTHYTQLVWATTSRVGCAVHVCPRMSVWGEIWENAVYLVCNYSPKGNWIGEAPYQHGRPCSQCPPTYGGGCRDNLCYKGEAQRPETEDMNEVERPQVPVQPRVTTTKPKPKPRPAAPKKPASKPSAPGSTPFLAQNIKCETKMRDKCRGSTCNRYKCPANCLNKKGKVWGTLYYDVQSSICRAAMHYGVIDNNGGVVDITRKDRLPFFVKSTKNGIESFSKYKPANAFVVARVERKSVDCYATVAEICSYKKPYTNCPRMFCPANCRNQPSYWAPVVGNSIYTDSSSICRAAIHAGVIKDDGGTVDILALERKKSYVGALKNSIQSESKSSHEGGSFRVFAVRE from the exons ATGACCCACGCTGCCCCCATGCCCGGGCTGTTCACCCTCGTCCTGCTGGCTCTGGTTGTTAGGCAGGCTGCTGCCCTCTTCCTGCCGGACTCCaaggagctgcagcagctgctgaGCCGCTACCAGAACGAAGCCGACAACAACAGCACCGCCGACCCGGATGCTCACCCTCACACTCGCCTGCGCCGCGCCATCCCCTGGTCCGACCGCGAGGAGATCCTCAAGCTGCACAACAAACTGCGAGGCGGCTGCTACCCCACTGCCTCCAACATGGAGTACATG gtgtgggaTGACCAGCTGGAGCGTTCAGCTACTCATTGGGCAGAGCAGTGCATATGGGACCATGGGCCCCAGGATCTTCTCATGTCCATCGGGCAGAACTTGGCAGTGCACTGGGGCAG GTACCGCTCGCCAGCCTACCATGTGCAGGCCTGGTATGATGAGGTGAAGGACTATACCTACCCCTATCCTCATGAGTGCAATCCCTGGTGCCCTGACCGCTGCTCTGGCCCCATGTGTACCCACTACACCCAG ctggtctGGGCGACTACGAGCCGAGTGGGGTGTGCTGTGCACGTGTGTCCCCGGATGAGCGTGTGGGGGGAGATCTGGGAGAATGCAGTCTACCTTGTGTGCAACTACTCCCCCAA GGGAAACTGGATCGGGGAGGCCCCATACCAACATGGCCGCCCGTGCTCCCAGTGCCCACCGACTTATGGAGGAGGATGCAGAGACAACCTCTGTTATAAGG GAGAAGCCCAGCGTCCTGAGACAGAGGATATGAATGAGGTGGAGAGACCGCAGGTGCCAGTCCAGCCACGAGTGACCACAACCAAACCAAAGCCCAAACCAAGACCCGCCGCTCCCAAGAAGCCTGCATCCAAGCCCTCAGCGCCAGGGTCTACGCCCTTCCTGG cccaaaatattAAATGTGAGACTAAGATGAGAGACAAGTGCAGAGGATCTACCTGCAATAG GTATAAGTGTCCTGCTAACTGCTTAAACAAGAAAGGCAAAGTATGGGGTACACTGTATTATGATGTG CAATCAAGCATTTGCCGTGCTGCAATGCACTATGGGGTCATAGACAACAATGGAGGTGTAGTGGACATTACCAGGAAGGACAGGCTACCATTCTTCGTCAAGTCAACAAAGAATGGCATTGAATCTTTCAG taaaTACAAACCTGCCAATGCATTTGTTGTGGCGAGGGTAGAGA GGAAGTCAGTGGACTGCTATGCTACAGTAGCTGAGATATGTTCATACAAAAAGCCATATACCAACTGCCCcag GATGTTCTGTCCCGCGAACTGCAGGAACCAGCCATCCTACTGGGCTCCAGTGGTTGGAAACAGCATCTACACTGAT AGCTCCAGCATCTGCCGGGCTGCCATCCACGCTGGTGTGATCAAGGATGATGGAGGCACCGTGGACATCCTGGccctggagagaaagaagagctATGTGGGAGCCCTGAAGAACAGCATCCAGTCAGAGAg TAAGAGCAGTCATGAGGGAGGCTCGTTCCGTGTCTTCGCTGTGCGGGAGTGA